The following proteins come from a genomic window of Malus sylvestris chromosome 4, drMalSylv7.2, whole genome shotgun sequence:
- the LOC126619872 gene encoding uncharacterized protein LOC126619872 — protein sequence MAAAVKFICVLGFLAVFSIAMIERVDGASACGKASPDEEAAKLAPCADAAQDEKAAVSASCCQIVKRMGQNTSCLCAILLSDVAKSSGVKLEVAITIPKRCNLANRPVGYKCGGYTLP from the exons ATGGCAGCTGCAGTGAAATTTATTTGCGTGTTAGGGTTTCTTGCAGTTTTTAGCATTGCTATGATTGAAAGGGTTGATGGGGCAAGTGCTTGTGGAAAAGCTAGTCCAGACGAAGAGGCCGCCAAGCTTGCTCCTTGTGCAGATGCCGCACAAGATGAAAAGGCTGCTGTTTCCGCTAGTTGCTGTCAGATAGTCAAGAGGATGGGACAAAACACTAGCTGCCTCTGTGCCATCCTGCTTTCTGACGTCGCCAAGAGCTCTGGTGTCAAGCTTGAGGTTGCGATAACCATTCCCAAGCGCTGCAACTTAGCCAACCGCCCAGTCGGTTACAAGTGCGGAG GCTATACCCTGCCGTGA
- the LOC126619601 gene encoding probable glutathione S-transferase, with product MAEVKLLGSWGSPFSRRVETALKLKNVEYEFVDEDLQSKSALLLKSNPVHQKIPVLLHNDRPIAESQVILEYIDETWKEGFPILPKDPYERAQARFWARFIDEKCLPATWKALWGSEEPEKAVEEACELLKILENELKDKKFFAGETVGLVDIVANFIAFWLRAIQELVGVELLSKEKLPKLYNWSDEFCSVFQENLPPKDRLVAHFRGRLQSTTTTTTSS from the exons ATGGCTGAAGTGAAGCTGCTGGGGTCTTGGGGAAGCCCATTTAGTAGGAGAGTGGAAACAGCTCTGAAGCTAAAAAATGTGGAGTATGAATTTGTTGATGAGGACCTGCAGAGCAAGAGTGCTTTGCTTCTGAAATCCAACCCAGTTCATCAGAAGATCCCTGTGCTCCTGCACAATGACAGACCAATAGCTGAGTCCCAGGTCATTCTTGAGTACATTGATGAGACTTGGAAGGAGGGTTTTCCCATTTTGCCTAAAGATCCTTATGAAAGAGCTCAGGCACGTTTCTGGGCTAGGTTCATTGatgaaaag TGCTTGCCTGCAACATGGAAAGCTCTCTGGGGCAGTGAGGAACCTGAGAAGGCTGTGGAAGAAGCCTGTGAGCTTctgaaaatattggaaaatgAGCTCAAAGACAAGAAGTTCTTCGCAGGAGAGACCGTTGGACTTGTGGACATTGTTGCCAACTTCATAGCCTTCTGGCTTAGAGCCATTCAAGAACTTGTTGGAGTGGAGCTGTTGAGCAAAGAGAAGCTTCCCAAACTCTACAATTGGAGCGATGAGTTTTGTAGTGTTTTTCAGGAAAATCTGCCTCCCAAAGATAGATTAGTTGCTCACTTCCGTGGTCGCCTACAaagcaccaccaccactactACTTCCAGCTAA
- the LOC126619581 gene encoding uncharacterized protein LOC126619581 yields the protein MEGRKQTGSSSSSFTSELFGSKESSASPGIFGAIFAPPSKDLVLGRESVHSEFTGKKLSDEPLHFTPGDQPDGASKESEGESKSISNKDIINSIYRDQRVQQPCHLSSSIYYGGQDIYSYSQSNQSPEYNSTYKKDGTEDDSGSACRGNWWQGSLYY from the exons atggagggAAGAAAGCAAACTGGGTCGTCGTCTTCATCCTTCACTTCTGAGCTTTTCGGATCGAAGGAGTCATCTGCTTCTCCTGGGATTTTTGGGGCCATATTTGCGCCTCCCTCCAAGGATTTG GTGTTAGGGAGGGAATCTGTGCATTCAGAATTCACTGGGAAAAAGCTCTCGGATGAACCATTGCACTTCACGCCCGGAGATCAGCCAG ATGGTGCCTCTAAAGAGAGCGAAGGTGAGAGTAAGAGCATATCAAATAAGGACATAATAAACTCCATCTATAGGGATCAGAGAGTGCAACAACCTTGCCATCTCAGTTCATCAATCTATTATGGTGGCCAAGATATTTATTCTTACTCCCAGAGTAACCAGAGCCCTGAATATAACTCTACG TACAAGAAAGATGGGACCGAGGATGATTCGGGAAGTGCCTGTAGAGGAAACTGGTGGCAAG GTTCCCTCTATTATTAA
- the LOC126619871 gene encoding rop guanine nucleotide exchange factor 7-like, whose product MDGAFTHQEERESRTHLQFQQLKLCPPLLSFRSFNSRNPFSIFCFWASKYLRNLHCRARIYNSCCLGKLPYDGMVVNNSAFCDLPGFGDEGGASMEGLVEKDEAIGEKSGDFFAEALDKDGSFEDLIEEKGRESSSSSYFLRSETTGQEEEQSHSSSEESSSPPSLGWPVQKGEAPDCTSENGDEAAEKTHSDDRKLEKQGSTISETELMKERFSKLLLGEDMSGCGNGVCTALAISNAITNLCATLFGQLWRLEPLPQEKKSMWRREMEWLLCVSDHIVELIPSWQTFPDGSKLEVMTCRPRSDLYVNLPALRKLDNMLLEILDGFNNTEFWYVDQGILAPDADGSTSFRRAFQRQEEKWWLPVPRVPPGGLHENSRKQLQHKRDCTSQILKAAMAINSITLADMEVPESYLESLPKNGRVSLGDVIYRYITSDQFSAECLLDCLDLSSEHQAIEIANRVEASIYMWRKKANPKPTSIANRFGSKSSWEMVKELMIDAEKKELLPERAESLLMCLKQRFPGLPQTALDMSKIQHNKDVGKSILESYSRVLESLAFNIVARIDDLLYVDDLTRHSDQFPSISKVSMIPHKGTPTQYSVPISSTPYKTPFTTPSFSPSQLVSPLRGDRSPFITSGKIPQRGLGVKKVLTDYLSIDAKGKDYSDPIEKPDSVTNTMQETLGSHMRMDSFECTKASRSPGSPDSVTEE is encoded by the exons ATGGATGGAGCTTTCACTcaccaagaagaaagagaatcaAGAACCCACCTACAATTTCAGCAACTCAAGCTCTGTCCGCCATTGCTGAGCTTCAGAAGCTTCAACAGCCGCAACCCATTTTCTATTTTCTGTTTCTGGGCGTCGAAGTATCTCCGGAACTTGCATTGCAGAGCTCGAATCTACAACTCCTGCTGCTTAGGAAAGCTTCCGTACGATGGTATGGTGGTGAACAACTCTGCTTTCTGCGATTTGCCGGGTTTTGGTGACGAAGGAGGAGCTTCGATGGAGGGTTTGGTGGAGAAAGATGAAGCTATTGGGGAGAAAAGTGGCGATTTTTTTGCTGAAGCTTTGGATAAAGATGGGAGCTTTGAGGATTTGATTGAGGAGAAGGGTCGTGAGAGCAGTTCAAGTTCGTATTTTTTGAGGTCGGAGACGACGGGGCAGGAGGAGGAGCAGAGCCACAGCAGCTCTGAGGAGTCGTCTTCGCCGCCGTCGTTGGGTTGGCCCGTTCAGAAAGGTGAGGCGCCGGATTGCACCAGTGAGAACGGTGATGAAGCGGCGGAGAAAACCCATTCGGATGATAGGAAACTAGAGAAACAAGGGTCAACAATATCAG AGACTGAGTTGATGAAGGAGAGGTTTTCGAAATTGCTGCTTGGAGAAGATATGTCAGGTTGTGGAAATGGGGTTTGCACAGCATTGGCTATATCAAATGCCATTACTAATCTTTGCG CTACCCTATTCGGGCAACTATGGAGACTAGAACCTCTACCGCAAGAGAAGAAATCGATGTGGCGAAGAGAGATGGAATGGCTTCTTTGTGTGAGTGATCACATTGTTGAGTTGATACCTTCTTGGCAGACTTTTCCTGATGGAAGCAAATTGGAG GTCATGACTTGCAGACCGCGCTCAGATCTTTACGTTAATCTCCCTGCCCTTCGTAAATTGGATAACATGCTTCTt GAAATCTTAGATGGCTTTAACAATACGGAATTCTGGTATGTTGATCAAGGGATTCTGGCCCCAGATGCAGATGGGTCAACTTCTTTCCGAAGAGCATTTCAGCGCCAAGAGGAAAAGTGGTGGCTACCTGTGCCCCGAGTTCCTCCTGGTGGACTCCATGAAAATTCAAGAAAGCAATTGCAGCACAAGCGTGATTGCACGAGCCAAATATTAAAAGCTGCCATGGCAATCAATAGTATTACTCTAGCAGATATGGAAGTCCCCGAATCATATCTGGAATCTCTTCCGAAG AATGGAAGAGTAAGCTTAGGGGATGTTATTTATCGATACATTACATCAGATCAGTTCTCCGCAGAATGCCTGCTTGATTGCCTTGATTTGTCCTCTGAACATCAAGCCATAGAGATTGCGAATAGAGTGGAGGCCTCAATATATATGTGGCGTAAAAAAGCAAACCCAAAACCTACAAGTATTGCGAACAGATTTGGTTCGAAGTCATCATGGGAAATGGTCAAGGAGCTGATGATTGATGCAGAGAAAAAGGAGTTGCTTCCAGAAAGAGCAGAAAGTCTGTTAATGTGCTTGAAGCAACGCTTCCCTGGTCTTCCACAGACGGCCCTCGATATGAGCAAGATTCAGCACAATAAG GATGTCGGGAAATCCATTTTGGAGAGCTATTCAAGGGTTTTGGAGAGCCTGGCATTTAACATCGTGGCACGCATTGATGACCTGCTTTATGTAGATGACTTGACACGACATTCTGATCAGTTCCCATCAATCTCGAAAGTCAGTATGATTCCACACAAGGGCACTCCTACTCAATACTCGGTGCCCATCTCAAGCACTCCATACAAAACACCTTTCACCACGCCAAGCTTTTCACCCTCACAGCTAGTTAGCCCTCTGAGGGGAGACAGATCACCATTCATCACCAGCGGCAAGATCCCTCAACGTGGTTTGGGCGTTAAAAAAGTCCTGACTGATTATCTTAGCATCGATGCAAAAGGAAAGGACTACAGTGATCCAATTGAGAAACCAGATTCAGTAACAAACACAATGCAAGAAACGCTAGGGTCTCACATGCGAATGGATTCTTTTGAGTGTACAAAAGCATCAAGGAGCCCGGGATCACCAGACTCAGTCACAGAAGAATGA